The genomic segment GGGTGTTCAGAGCTTTCAGGATGTGTTCCTGAAAAAAGCCGGGCGGCTAAGCAGCCGGGAATTGATATTGAAGGCACTGACACTGCTCAAAGAGGCTTCCTGCTTTGAATTGAACATTGATTTGATTCAGGGTCTCCCCGGAATGAGAGGCGAGGATCAGCTTAAGGATCTGGAGGAAGCTCTGAGCTGGAAGCCGGATCATATTTCCTGGTACAGTCTTATCCTGGAAAACGGAACAGTTCTGGAAGATTCTTGGGAAGATAGGAACGGATCTTTGGTCGAAGACAATGATCTATCCTGGGAATCAGGATGTTTATTCCTTGAGAATGCAGGATATGAGCGATATGAAATTTCCAATTTCTGCCGGGAGGGAAAAAAGAGTCTTCACAACAGCAGTTACTGGAAACTGGACCCTTATCTGGGTTGCGGTCCCTCTGCTGTTTCCATGCTTAAAGATTCATCAGGACTGATCCGCCGCTTCAGAACAAGAGCCGATGCACTGAACTATTCCCGGGGCAAATTTGAGTATGAAGATTGTGAATCCATAACATCCATTGATTTTTTAAAGGATTATCTCCTCATGGGGCTCCGACTCTCAGAAGGTATCCATTTGCAGACTTTTGAGGGTATTTTTGGAAAGACGGCCTCCGAGCTTTTTCCCTGCTCATTGAAGCGCTGGATAGAAAGAGAATGTCTGATTCAGGACTGTTTTTCCATCCGTCCCAGCAGCAGAGGGATGAACCTGCTCAATTCAATATTAATATC from the Oceanispirochaeta sp. genome contains:
- the hemW gene encoding radical SAM family heme chaperone HemW, which produces MKAYPASLYIHIPFCKRKCDYCDFYSICDSSIELDLLEQIPRQIELLKKQFNLDLFKTVYLGGGTPGLIGSESLSGLLLSVQKINKSFLPSEITLECNPSNVTVEKMKAWKDMGITRISLGVQSFQDVFLKKAGRLSSRELILKALTLLKEASCFELNIDLIQGLPGMRGEDQLKDLEEALSWKPDHISWYSLILENGTVLEDSWEDRNGSLVEDNDLSWESGCLFLENAGYERYEISNFCREGKKSLHNSSYWKLDPYLGCGPSAVSMLKDSSGLIRRFRTRADALNYSRGKFEYEDCESITSIDFLKDYLLMGLRLSEGIHLQTFEGIFGKTASELFPCSLKRWIERECLIQDCFSIRPSSRGMNLLNSILISIFEELDEQKSPLSLRWPSE